The following proteins come from a genomic window of Acinetobacter baumannii:
- a CDS encoding helix-turn-helix transcriptional regulator, translated as MSVTEKETSNSLYRQWQILSRLPTGKWIGTRELQEMLEREGIEISLRTIQRDLNQIAQRFPIESNKAVPQGWRWQSDAPIQSLPHMTSSQAVTFMMVEEHLKHLLPPSLLDEMGPWFDLAKRSLSTQNNVRQWINRVRIVPASQPLIPPVVDRAAQQAIYEGLLQDKQIECVYRARVNQGEDKTYILNPLALVQKGAVIYLICTRHDKTEVQTFALHRFKSAKVLESRALHPVNFDIDHYIDSGALGFRVDYNQPTESIQLTLTMTEQTAKTFYESQLSKDQTITPIEENIVEVTATVPFTSQLVWWLRSFGKKLLHIEPVQVHNAVREIEPDSK; from the coding sequence ATGTCTGTAACAGAAAAAGAAACTTCAAATAGTTTATATCGCCAATGGCAGATTCTATCTCGCCTTCCTACCGGTAAATGGATCGGAACTCGAGAATTGCAAGAAATGCTTGAGCGTGAAGGTATTGAAATCAGTTTAAGGACAATTCAGCGTGATTTAAACCAAATTGCTCAGCGTTTTCCAATTGAAAGTAATAAAGCTGTACCTCAAGGCTGGCGTTGGCAATCAGATGCACCAATTCAAAGCTTACCGCATATGACAAGCTCTCAAGCTGTAACTTTTATGATGGTTGAGGAACATCTCAAACATTTACTTCCACCCAGTCTACTTGATGAGATGGGGCCTTGGTTTGATTTAGCAAAACGTAGTCTGTCTACACAAAATAATGTGAGACAGTGGATTAATCGTGTCCGTATTGTGCCAGCAAGCCAACCTCTTATTCCACCTGTAGTGGACCGTGCTGCTCAGCAGGCAATTTATGAAGGTCTACTACAAGACAAACAGATTGAGTGCGTCTATCGGGCCCGTGTAAATCAAGGCGAAGATAAAACTTATATTTTAAATCCTCTTGCTTTGGTCCAAAAAGGTGCTGTGATTTACTTAATTTGTACTCGCCATGATAAAACTGAAGTACAAACATTTGCCTTGCACCGATTCAAATCTGCTAAAGTTTTAGAAAGTCGGGCTTTACACCCTGTCAATTTCGATATTGACCATTATATTGACTCAGGAGCTTTAGGTTTCAGAGTAGATTACAACCAACCCACTGAATCTATTCAGCTTACTTTAACCATGACCGAGCAAACTGCTAAAACTTTTTATGAAAGTCAGTTAAGTAAAGATCAGACCATTACCCCAATTGAAGAAAATATTGTCGAAGTTACGGCGACCGTTCCATTTACATCCCAACTCGTATGGTGGTTACGGAGTTTTGGTAAAAAACTGCTTCATATTGAGCCAGTTCAAGTACACAATGCTGTGCGAGAAATTGAGCCTGATAGCAAATAA
- the mnmG gene encoding tRNA uridine-5-carboxymethylaminomethyl(34) synthesis enzyme MnmG — protein MHYPKVYDVIVIGGGHAGTEAALAAARMGRQTLLLTHNIETLGQMSCNPAIGGIGKSHLVREIDALGGAMALAADKGGIQFRILNSRKGAAVRATRAQADRVRYKAAIRETLENQANLDIFQQAADDLIVEGDTVKGVVTQMGIRFDAKTVVLTTGTFLGGVIHVGLEKSSGGRAGDPPSIALAQRLRELKLPVGRLKTGTPPRIDARSVDFSVMTPQPGDFPSPVMSFMGDVSMHPEQVNCYITHTNEKTHDIIRGGLDRSPMYTGVIEGVGPRYCPSIEDKIHRFSDKDSHQVFLEPEGLDTHELYPNGISTSLPFDVQFELVRSIRGMENAHILRPGYAIEYDYFNPQALKFTLETKAINGLYFAGQINGTTGYEEAGAQGLLAGLNAARRAWEQEEWTPKRDQAYMGVLVDDLITLGTKEPYRMFTSRAEYRLMLREDNADQRLTTIGRELGLVDDVRWAAYCEKMEAVERETSRLQHLWAAPNNPMGKKFVEMTGADLSKECSAIDLLKRPNINFGQIAELTGSEVSQQVGEQIEIAVKYEGYINRQHEDVAQLKRLEETKIPADFDYDVVSGLSREITQKLKTVRPETLAQASRIPGVTPAAVQLVMITIRKNNMTKKTA, from the coding sequence ATGCACTATCCTAAAGTTTATGATGTTATCGTTATCGGTGGCGGTCACGCAGGTACGGAAGCGGCGCTTGCTGCTGCGCGTATGGGACGACAGACTTTGCTTTTGACCCATAACATTGAGACTTTGGGTCAGATGAGCTGTAACCCAGCAATTGGTGGCATTGGTAAGTCGCACTTAGTTCGTGAAATTGATGCGCTTGGCGGTGCAATGGCTTTAGCTGCCGATAAAGGCGGTATTCAATTCCGTATTTTAAACTCGCGTAAAGGTGCAGCAGTACGTGCAACGCGTGCTCAGGCTGACCGTGTTCGCTATAAAGCTGCGATTCGTGAGACCTTAGAAAATCAAGCAAATCTTGATATTTTCCAACAAGCGGCTGATGACCTGATTGTTGAAGGCGATACAGTTAAGGGTGTTGTGACCCAAATGGGTATCCGCTTTGATGCAAAAACTGTTGTGTTAACTACTGGTACATTCTTGGGCGGTGTTATTCACGTTGGTTTAGAGAAATCAAGCGGCGGTCGTGCTGGTGATCCTCCTTCTATTGCTCTTGCTCAGCGTCTTCGTGAATTGAAATTACCGGTAGGCCGTTTAAAAACAGGTACACCTCCACGTATTGATGCACGTTCAGTTGATTTTTCAGTTATGACACCACAACCAGGCGACTTCCCGTCTCCGGTAATGTCGTTCATGGGTGATGTGTCTATGCACCCAGAACAAGTGAATTGCTATATCACGCATACTAACGAAAAAACTCATGACATTATTCGTGGTGGCTTAGACCGTTCACCAATGTATACCGGTGTTATTGAAGGGGTAGGTCCACGTTACTGTCCTTCAATTGAAGATAAGATTCATCGTTTCTCTGATAAAGACTCGCATCAGGTATTCTTAGAGCCAGAAGGCCTTGATACACATGAGCTTTATCCAAATGGTATTTCGACTTCATTACCATTTGATGTTCAGTTTGAACTTGTGCGCTCGATTCGCGGTATGGAAAATGCCCATATCTTACGTCCGGGTTATGCAATCGAATATGACTATTTCAACCCGCAAGCTTTGAAATTTACTCTAGAAACTAAAGCAATTAACGGCTTGTATTTTGCAGGGCAAATTAATGGTACTACTGGTTATGAAGAAGCGGGTGCCCAAGGTTTACTTGCAGGCTTGAATGCTGCACGCCGTGCATGGGAACAAGAAGAATGGACACCTAAACGTGACCAAGCTTATATGGGTGTATTGGTTGACGACTTGATTACTTTAGGTACGAAAGAGCCATACCGTATGTTCACTTCACGTGCGGAATATCGTTTGATGTTACGTGAAGATAATGCCGATCAACGTTTAACAACTATTGGTCGTGAGCTTGGTTTGGTTGATGATGTTCGTTGGGCGGCTTATTGCGAAAAAATGGAAGCAGTTGAGCGCGAAACATCTCGTTTACAACATTTATGGGCGGCACCTAACAACCCAATGGGTAAAAAGTTTGTTGAAATGACCGGTGCTGACTTAAGTAAAGAATGTAGTGCGATTGACTTGCTTAAACGTCCTAATATTAATTTTGGCCAAATTGCGGAACTTACAGGTTCTGAAGTATCACAGCAAGTCGGTGAGCAAATTGAAATTGCTGTTAAATATGAAGGTTATATCAACCGTCAGCATGAAGATGTGGCTCAATTAAAACGTCTTGAAGAAACTAAAATTCCTGCTGATTTTGATTATGACGTCGTTTCAGGTTTATCTCGCGAAATTACTCAGAAGTTGAAAACAGTTCGCCCGGAAACATTAGCTCAAGCGAGCCGTATTCCTGGTGTTACCCCAGCTGCTGTTCAGCTTGTAATGATCACGATTCGTAAAAATAATATGACGAAAAAAACGGCTTAA
- the purH gene encoding bifunctional phosphoribosylaminoimidazolecarboxamide formyltransferase/IMP cyclohydrolase, whose translation MTIKRALISVSDKTGIVEFAQNLAALGVELLSTGGTYKLLKDNNIAVVEVSEHTGFPEMMDGRVKTLHPKIHGGILARRGLDEAVMQEHNIDPIDLVVVNLYPFAATVAKPNCSLADAIENIDIGGPTMVRAAAKNHASVGIVVNASDYDTVISELKASGSLSYETRFDLAVKAFEHTAQYDGMIASYLGARVGKAEGEADLFPRTFNTQLNKAQDLRYGENPHQSAAFYVEANAKEASVSTAKQLQGKELSYNNIADTDAALECVKSFAKPACVIVKHANPCGVAVSLDGIKAAYDLAYATDPESAFGGIIAFNRELDVATAQAIVDRQFVEVIIAPSIADGVLEVTGAKKNVRVLVCGELPAIDARALQLDYKRVNGGLLVQDQDLGMITKDDLKVVTKRAPTEQEIDDLIFAWKVAKYVKSNAIVYAKNRQTIGVGAGQMSRVNSARIAAIKAEHAGLVVEGAVMASDAFFPFRDGIDNAAKAGIKCIIQPGGSMRDEEVIAAADEAGIAMVFTGMRHFRH comes from the coding sequence ATGACTATTAAACGTGCTTTGATTTCTGTATCAGACAAAACAGGAATTGTCGAATTTGCTCAAAACCTTGCAGCTTTAGGGGTAGAATTATTATCTACAGGCGGCACATACAAGTTGCTTAAAGATAATAATATTGCTGTTGTTGAAGTATCTGAACATACCGGTTTCCCGGAAATGATGGATGGCCGTGTTAAAACACTACATCCAAAAATTCATGGCGGTATTTTGGCTCGTCGTGGTCTAGACGAAGCTGTTATGCAAGAACACAACATCGATCCAATCGATTTAGTTGTAGTTAACCTTTACCCATTTGCGGCTACAGTAGCTAAACCTAACTGTTCTCTTGCTGATGCTATCGAAAATATCGACATCGGTGGTCCAACAATGGTACGTGCTGCTGCTAAGAACCATGCATCTGTCGGTATTGTGGTAAATGCTTCAGATTACGATACAGTTATTAGCGAATTAAAAGCTTCTGGTTCACTTTCTTACGAAACACGCTTCGATTTAGCGGTTAAAGCATTTGAACATACAGCTCAATATGACGGCATGATTGCTTCTTACTTAGGCGCTCGCGTTGGTAAGGCCGAAGGTGAAGCAGATTTATTCCCTCGTACGTTCAATACCCAATTAAACAAAGCACAAGATTTACGTTACGGCGAAAATCCACACCAATCTGCTGCTTTCTATGTTGAAGCAAATGCAAAAGAAGCTTCTGTTTCTACTGCAAAACAATTACAAGGCAAAGAATTGTCTTATAACAACATTGCTGATACTGATGCTGCCCTTGAGTGCGTGAAATCATTTGCAAAACCAGCTTGTGTCATCGTAAAACATGCTAACCCTTGTGGTGTTGCCGTTTCTTTAGACGGTATTAAAGCTGCTTATGATTTAGCTTACGCAACAGATCCAGAATCTGCTTTCGGCGGTATTATTGCATTTAACCGTGAGTTAGATGTTGCTACTGCCCAAGCAATTGTAGACCGCCAATTCGTTGAAGTAATTATTGCTCCAAGTATTGCTGATGGTGTACTTGAAGTTACTGGCGCGAAGAAAAATGTTCGTGTTTTAGTATGTGGTGAATTACCTGCAATTGATGCACGTGCTCTACAACTTGACTATAAACGCGTTAACGGCGGTTTACTTGTTCAAGACCAAGACTTGGGCATGATTACTAAAGATGATCTTAAAGTTGTGACTAAACGTGCACCAACTGAACAAGAAATTGATGATCTTATTTTTGCATGGAAAGTTGCGAAATACGTAAAATCAAACGCTATTGTTTATGCCAAAAACCGTCAAACTATTGGTGTAGGTGCAGGCCAAATGAGCCGTGTTAACTCAGCACGTATCGCGGCAATTAAAGCTGAGCATGCTGGTCTGGTTGTTGAAGGCGCAGTTATGGCATCTGATGCATTCTTCCCGTTCCGTGACGGTATTGATAATGCAGCGAAAGCTGGCATTAAATGCATTATTCAACCGGGTGGTTCTATGCGTGATGAAGAAGTTATTGCAGCTGCTGATGAAGCTGGCATTGCAATGGTCTTCACTGGTATGCGCCATTTCCGCCACTAA
- a CDS encoding circularly permuted type 2 ATP-grasp protein, which translates to MSEQEKDLQADIDYFLQEQATNALLNQTSFIENLSVQSNLFEQLKSQFFNEMLDDATSNGVASKKIEQWLSIRTLDELKQLNAEAKQHFLYHGITFNVYGDKEGVERTIPFDLIPRVIEKKQWEKIAAGCAQRVKALNYFLDDIYHGQHILKEQLIPESQIICHEAFQPHMLKHTLKGKIYSQISGIDIIRDSEGEFFVLEDNLRTPSGVSYMIECRNISQQLMPELCAANNLQGIEHYPSLLKEILQENSEVDQPFIVVLTPGRFNSAYYEHAFLAREMDVPLVTNRDLFVENDQVFVKTIRGRQKVDVIYRRLDDDFLDPLAFRPDSALGVAGLMSAYLQKNVVIANAPGTGVADDKSIYPYVDQMIQYYLGETPILKNVPTYQCREKEHLDYVLAHLDQLVIKEAQGSGGYGMLIGPKASSCEIDEFRQKLIATPHEYIAQPTLALSVAPTLTTAGVAERHIDLRPFVLSSPYRTEIVPGGLTRVAMQAGSLVVNSSQGGGIKDTWVVETLHS; encoded by the coding sequence ATGTCAGAACAAGAGAAAGACCTACAAGCCGATATTGATTATTTTTTACAGGAACAGGCGACCAACGCATTACTTAACCAAACTTCGTTTATAGAAAATCTTTCCGTACAGTCGAACCTATTTGAACAACTAAAATCGCAGTTTTTTAATGAGATGTTAGATGATGCAACGTCTAACGGTGTGGCCTCTAAAAAAATTGAACAATGGCTGAGCATTCGTACTTTGGATGAGTTGAAACAATTAAATGCGGAAGCTAAGCAACATTTTCTCTATCACGGCATTACATTTAACGTATACGGCGATAAAGAAGGAGTGGAGAGAACGATACCTTTTGATCTCATCCCAAGGGTTATTGAAAAAAAACAGTGGGAAAAAATCGCAGCTGGCTGCGCACAGCGAGTTAAAGCGCTCAATTATTTTTTAGATGACATCTATCATGGGCAACATATTTTAAAAGAGCAATTAATTCCGGAAAGTCAGATTATTTGTCATGAGGCTTTTCAGCCCCATATGCTTAAACACACGCTCAAAGGCAAAATTTATTCTCAAATTAGCGGAATAGATATTATTCGTGACAGTGAAGGCGAGTTTTTTGTACTTGAAGATAATTTAAGAACACCATCTGGCGTATCTTATATGATTGAATGTAGGAATATTAGTCAGCAACTCATGCCTGAGCTCTGTGCTGCTAACAATCTGCAAGGTATTGAACACTACCCAAGCTTATTAAAAGAAATACTTCAAGAAAACTCCGAGGTTGATCAGCCTTTTATTGTGGTCTTAACGCCAGGACGTTTTAACAGTGCTTATTATGAACACGCTTTTTTAGCACGTGAAATGGATGTGCCACTGGTTACCAATCGAGATTTATTTGTAGAAAATGATCAAGTATTTGTAAAAACGATTCGCGGCCGTCAAAAGGTTGATGTGATTTATCGCCGTTTAGATGATGATTTTTTAGATCCACTTGCATTTAGACCTGATAGTGCTTTAGGTGTGGCAGGTTTAATGTCTGCTTATTTACAGAAAAACGTAGTGATTGCCAATGCACCTGGCACTGGAGTAGCTGACGATAAATCGATTTATCCATATGTTGATCAGATGATCCAATATTATTTAGGTGAAACACCCATTTTAAAGAATGTACCTACTTATCAGTGCCGTGAGAAAGAACATCTGGACTATGTACTGGCTCATTTAGATCAATTGGTCATTAAAGAAGCTCAAGGATCGGGTGGATATGGCATGTTAATTGGTCCTAAAGCAAGCTCATGTGAAATTGATGAATTTAGACAAAAACTGATTGCTACGCCGCATGAATATATTGCCCAGCCAACATTGGCTTTATCGGTTGCACCGACTTTAACTACAGCAGGAGTGGCTGAGCGCCACATCGACCTACGCCCGTTTGTACTCAGTTCTCCTTATCGGACCGAAATTGTGCCCGGAGGTTTAACACGAGTAGCCATGCAGGCAGGTTCTTTAGTCGTTAACTCCTCACAAGGAGGAGGTATTAAAGATACATGGGTTGTTGAAACGCTACATTCTTAA
- a CDS encoding zinc-ribbon and DUF3426 domain-containing protein encodes MNEKQTRCPKCLTVYKVSLTQLTVAQGMVCCPKCNLNFNALTNLVNVEQPETVNSSALAHGSMQTRYMTHSHVLDIFDQKVENSNIDLLTYLNNLNYFHNEPINALPNLNLAEQATSPEQDNGKKHSWLYYTLWSSANLILILVFTFQILWFNPKLMQQSPAISHAFNYVCQILHCNKSAEQYQLLYIEKVKLRKIGTEHTQLSGVLINQNNKSIELPNLKLSFGKGTDQEEIIFTPQQYLVENLRGIQRIPTNTPFRFQVELNKSKKSLVNYRLEIVHP; translated from the coding sequence ATGAATGAAAAACAAACCCGCTGCCCTAAGTGTCTAACAGTTTATAAAGTTTCTCTTACTCAGTTAACTGTTGCTCAGGGTATGGTTTGTTGCCCTAAATGTAATTTAAATTTTAATGCTCTGACTAATTTAGTAAATGTTGAGCAGCCGGAAACGGTAAACTCATCTGCTTTAGCTCATGGCTCTATGCAAACACGATATATGACCCATTCTCATGTGTTAGATATCTTTGATCAAAAAGTTGAAAACTCTAATATTGATCTTTTGACTTATTTGAATAATTTAAATTACTTCCATAATGAACCTATTAATGCTCTTCCTAATCTTAATTTGGCTGAGCAAGCAACCTCTCCTGAACAAGATAACGGTAAAAAGCATAGCTGGTTGTACTATACGCTTTGGAGTTCTGCAAATCTGATTCTGATTTTGGTTTTTACTTTTCAGATTCTTTGGTTTAACCCTAAACTCATGCAACAAAGCCCTGCGATTAGCCATGCATTTAATTATGTTTGTCAAATATTGCATTGCAACAAGTCAGCTGAACAATATCAACTTCTTTATATAGAAAAGGTAAAGCTACGTAAAATTGGTACAGAGCATACTCAACTTTCAGGTGTTCTCATAAATCAGAATAATAAAAGTATTGAGTTGCCCAACCTAAAACTCAGCTTTGGCAAAGGAACCGATCAAGAAGAAATCATTTTTACCCCTCAACAATACTTGGTCGAAAATTTACGTGGTATTCAACGTATTCCGACCAATACACCTTTTAGATTCCAAGTTGAGCTAAATAAAAGCAAAAAAAGCCTAGTAAATTATCGATTAGAAATTGTCCACCCCTAA
- the fis gene encoding DNA-binding transcriptional regulator Fis: MNSKSPIFTAQSDVALRIHVDRAVRHYFAQLQGEQPSQVYDMVLAEMEKPLLSVVLEYTRGNQTRAAEILGLNRGTLRKKLKAHGLMSE; this comes from the coding sequence ATGAATAGCAAATCTCCTATTTTTACTGCACAATCTGATGTTGCTCTTCGCATCCACGTGGATCGCGCAGTTCGCCATTATTTTGCACAATTGCAAGGTGAGCAACCATCTCAGGTATATGACATGGTGCTAGCAGAAATGGAGAAACCTCTTTTATCTGTAGTTCTAGAATATACTCGTGGTAACCAAACACGTGCCGCAGAAATTCTTGGACTCAACCGTGGCACTTTACGTAAAAAGTTAAAAGCTCACGGTTTAATGAGTGAATAA
- a CDS encoding transglutaminase family protein, with protein sequence MKLMVNHQTHYNYTETAKNSIQYIKMMPQTSLHQHVINWAISVPGDKTLKRDIFNNIWITASQRYEYQHLTFMAQGIVELLNTEIGGVDVSIPINLFLQSTEATKYDAEMLDFAQRIVTVKDRQHIALLSENILQKMPYQPDSTSVHTTATQAFQAGQGVCQDHAHVLIAMCRALQLPARYVSGYLFDQNSPHLASHAWAEVFLDNQWYCFDVSNQLFTPKHHIYLAVGRDYLDVAPIRGVREKGGTENMMSVVQVLAC encoded by the coding sequence ATGAAATTGATGGTTAATCATCAAACGCATTATAACTATACTGAAACTGCTAAAAACAGTATTCAGTATATCAAGATGATGCCTCAAACATCGCTGCATCAACATGTTATTAATTGGGCAATCAGTGTACCTGGTGACAAGACGCTCAAAAGAGATATTTTTAATAATATTTGGATAACGGCTAGCCAGCGTTATGAGTATCAGCACCTTACTTTTATGGCACAAGGCATTGTAGAGCTTCTAAATACAGAAATAGGAGGAGTAGATGTATCTATACCAATAAATCTATTTCTCCAAAGTACAGAGGCCACTAAATATGATGCTGAAATGTTGGATTTTGCCCAGAGAATTGTAACTGTCAAAGACCGACAACATATTGCTTTGCTCAGTGAAAATATTCTGCAAAAGATGCCATATCAACCGGATAGTACATCTGTTCATACAACGGCTACGCAAGCCTTTCAGGCAGGTCAGGGGGTGTGTCAAGATCATGCACATGTTTTAATCGCTATGTGCCGTGCGTTACAATTACCAGCACGTTATGTCTCTGGTTATCTATTTGATCAAAATTCTCCACACCTTGCCAGTCACGCTTGGGCGGAGGTATTTTTAGATAATCAGTGGTATTGTTTTGATGTGAGCAATCAATTGTTTACACCAAAGCATCATATTTATCTTGCTGTTGGTCGGGACTATCTCGATGTTGCGCCCATTAGGGGAGTGCGAGAAAAAGGTGGTACTGAAAATATGATGTCTGTGGTTCAAGTGCTGGCTTGTTGA
- the prmA gene encoding 50S ribosomal protein L11 methyltransferase: MKWLQIHITVDQEQVEFTETLLMSLGAVSVTLDDAEDQALLEPLPGETPLWNKVIVTGIYQQDEQDPIDVDTLEAFLKAQLPDVPMRHEELEDQVWERAWMDYYEPIQIGEKFWIVPEWLEPPEADATNIKLDPGLAFGTGNHASTFLCLQWLGKTDVKDKIVIDYGCGSGILGVAALLLGAKKVYATDIDPQAVLATKQNAELNGVLDRLYVGLPEEFDQEFKPQQADVLVANILAGPLMALAPEFAKLLKSDGDFALAGVIEEQVADVSGVYSEFFDILDVEKREENWCRISGKRKTTN; encoded by the coding sequence GTGAAGTGGTTACAAATACACATTACCGTTGATCAAGAACAAGTTGAATTCACAGAAACACTTTTAATGTCTCTAGGTGCGGTAAGCGTAACTTTGGATGATGCCGAAGATCAGGCTTTACTGGAACCATTACCAGGTGAAACACCACTCTGGAACAAAGTCATTGTTACTGGTATTTACCAACAAGACGAACAAGACCCAATTGATGTTGATACTTTAGAAGCTTTCTTAAAAGCACAACTTCCAGATGTGCCGATGCGTCATGAAGAACTTGAAGATCAAGTTTGGGAACGCGCATGGATGGATTATTATGAGCCAATTCAGATCGGGGAAAAATTCTGGATTGTTCCTGAATGGTTAGAGCCACCAGAAGCAGATGCTACAAATATTAAGCTTGACCCAGGCCTTGCTTTTGGTACAGGTAATCATGCAAGTACTTTCTTATGCTTACAATGGTTAGGTAAAACTGATGTTAAAGATAAGATCGTGATTGATTATGGTTGTGGCTCAGGCATTTTAGGTGTTGCAGCTTTATTATTAGGCGCTAAGAAAGTCTATGCGACAGACATCGACCCACAAGCAGTTTTAGCAACTAAACAAAATGCAGAACTCAATGGTGTATTAGACCGTTTATATGTAGGTCTTCCTGAAGAGTTTGATCAAGAATTCAAACCTCAACAAGCAGATGTTTTAGTCGCAAATATTTTAGCGGGTCCTTTAATGGCACTTGCGCCAGAGTTCGCAAAATTACTTAAATCTGATGGTGATTTCGCACTTGCTGGTGTAATCGAAGAGCAAGTTGCTGATGTTTCAGGTGTTTATTCTGAATTTTTTGATATATTAGATGTCGAAAAGCGCGAAGAAAACTGGTGCCGCATTTCAGGAAAACGTAAAACAACAAATTGA
- a CDS encoding alpha-E domain-containing protein, which produces MVLLNSSAHHIYWLGRYLMRIQFAVSHLPFTDDAKAAQFAAAFGLVIDQAELLNCYMLDTKQTYSLLNQFAIAKDNIQELRGILSSNAYAELNHAIKGVQAHPDSLKQALAKCNQILDAEHEDIALFLHLGQKIELFDIQLRFQQDLTQLLQELEQLLQQLNDLGWNKLTQPWQLLKDHPNWEAYYNFTQQLEYMFEA; this is translated from the coding sequence ATGGTTTTACTCAATTCGAGTGCGCACCACATTTATTGGTTGGGTCGTTATTTAATGCGAATTCAATTTGCTGTATCACATTTGCCATTTACAGATGATGCTAAAGCAGCCCAATTTGCAGCAGCATTTGGGCTAGTCATTGATCAAGCAGAATTACTGAATTGCTATATGTTGGATACGAAACAAACATATTCGTTACTGAATCAGTTCGCTATTGCCAAAGATAATATTCAAGAGTTAAGAGGAATATTATCTTCAAATGCCTATGCAGAATTAAATCATGCGATTAAGGGAGTTCAAGCTCATCCTGACTCATTAAAGCAGGCTTTAGCGAAATGTAATCAAATACTTGATGCTGAACATGAAGATATAGCGTTATTTCTGCATTTAGGACAAAAGATAGAATTATTTGATATACAACTACGTTTTCAGCAAGACCTTACACAGCTCTTGCAGGAGTTAGAACAATTACTTCAACAGCTGAATGACTTAGGGTGGAATAAATTAACTCAACCATGGCAATTATTAAAAGATCATCCAAATTGGGAAGCTTATTATAATTTTACCCAGCAGTTGGAATATATGTTCGAGGCATAA